The Prochlorococcus marinus CUG1416 genome has a segment encoding these proteins:
- a CDS encoding glycosyltransferase family 39 protein, whose protein sequence is MINRIKKLKYFFQILIFIPLIFYFGKRSYIAFDEGFYALQARWILDKGNWTIPLWWDNYVLDRTIGLQFLIAKSQEIFGRNIFFAYLPTTAAAIFMLFITYKLHEEFFNKKYAIISPLILSTTYLWFDYSHLATQDIIYSCLVTIGVFSLVKIKSKENKFYIILFGVWIGLSFMMKTFLVFVPLLSLSPYLYIKKNLLFSKFFWLGLIIGFIPYLVWALSINPYLEKNIIFYLFEKFNSLSNKNTFTNPFYYYFWNIPATFLPWSIFAIIGTILNLYASKEKKYLLSFFPLILVGILSIFSTKTPYYTLQISAIFTLNTYVGIKYLFNSKRYKLIFIFITSKIVPLFLVSLTFTYYFVFKNISNFNFRENTFLSLGLLFFGLSWSFIKTKNSFKEILITLIIGPYLFTSFILQSGLFTDRSRELREKMEYVSSLDIVKNQPIKVDKSGMNSSQSNSKIIRIGLSTPILGEGLERIDQLKKSELAWTTEFKEIKNNNDSYEVIYENDILKPWKLILKK, encoded by the coding sequence ATGATTAATAGAATTAAAAAATTAAAATATTTTTTTCAAATACTTATTTTTATTCCTCTCATATTTTATTTTGGCAAAAGAAGTTATATTGCTTTTGATGAAGGGTTTTATGCACTACAAGCTAGATGGATATTGGATAAAGGTAACTGGACAATTCCTCTTTGGTGGGATAATTATGTTTTAGATAGAACAATAGGTTTACAGTTTTTAATTGCAAAGTCACAAGAAATATTTGGAAGAAATATTTTTTTCGCATATCTACCAACAACTGCTGCTGCAATATTTATGCTATTCATAACTTACAAATTACACGAAGAATTTTTTAATAAAAAATATGCAATTATATCTCCACTAATACTTTCTACTACATATCTGTGGTTTGACTACTCACACTTAGCAACTCAAGATATCATTTATTCATGTTTAGTAACTATTGGAGTATTTTCTTTAGTCAAAATTAAAAGTAAAGAAAACAAATTCTATATTATTCTTTTTGGTGTTTGGATTGGTTTATCTTTTATGATGAAAACTTTCCTAGTATTTGTACCTCTATTATCACTATCACCATATTTATATATAAAAAAGAATCTTTTATTCAGTAAATTCTTTTGGCTTGGACTAATCATTGGATTTATTCCGTATTTAGTATGGGCATTATCTATTAATCCTTATTTAGAGAAAAATATTATTTTTTATTTGTTTGAAAAGTTTAATAGTCTCTCTAATAAAAATACTTTTACGAATCCGTTCTATTATTATTTTTGGAATATACCAGCAACATTCCTTCCTTGGAGTATATTTGCCATTATTGGCACAATTTTGAATTTATATGCCAGTAAAGAGAAAAAATATTTACTTTCCTTTTTCCCTTTAATTTTGGTAGGAATTCTTAGTATTTTTTCTACGAAAACGCCCTACTATACTCTACAAATCTCAGCAATCTTTACACTTAATACTTATGTAGGAATAAAATATTTATTTAATTCCAAAAGATATAAACTAATTTTTATATTTATCACTTCAAAAATAGTTCCATTATTTTTAGTCTCTTTAACCTTCACATATTATTTTGTATTTAAAAATATAAGCAACTTTAACTTTAGGGAGAATACATTTCTAAGTCTTGGATTGTTGTTTTTTGGACTATCATGGTCATTTATAAAAACTAAAAACTCATTTAAAGAAATATTAATAACTCTCATAATTGGTCCTTACCTATTCACATCATTTATTTTGCAATCAGGATTATTCACTGATAGATCAAGAGAACTAAGAGAAAAAATGGAATATGTATCATCTCTTGATATCGTTAAAAATCAACCAATAAAGGTTGATAAAAGTGGAATGAACAGTTCTCAATCTAACTCAAAAATCATAAGAATTGGTTTATCAACTCCGATACTAGGTGAAGGTTTAGAGAGAATTGATCAGTTAAAGAAGTCAGAATTGGCATGGACAACTGAGTTTAAAGAAATAAAAAATAATAATGATTCTTATGAAGTTATATATGAAAACGATATTTTGAAGCCATGGAAATTAATACTAAAAAAATAA
- a CDS encoding glycosyltransferase family 2 protein, which yields MKSFNTWNLTNNKLHQLFKDNNEFIAIKVRGNTWEPITRWLKLDSRVFRETTSKARITLCDIESLAEIYNYRSIRWKAKKLTPLPTKLIPKSLKNIFRKVPIIKQLAYELEIYFYKYNENASDHLISIVIPARNEAGNKELLINALNKFKKIPNKLEIIFVEGHSNDKTYEMLQDLKENYSEFFKISLLKQTSKGKKNAVVEGFNISKGETLAIVDSDFTVDIDDSIAAIMESTKNENILINCARTTFPMEKDAMRWANYIGNRLFAIFLSILINKPVSDSLCGTKVFSRKFYKLMKGNGIWDSKSDPFGDFTIIFEAANNNIKILNYPVRYYARKSGAPNISRWIDGFKLLKVCWIYMISDI from the coding sequence ATGAAATCTTTTAATACTTGGAATTTAACAAATAATAAACTTCATCAATTATTCAAAGATAATAACGAATTTATTGCAATTAAAGTTAGGGGTAATACTTGGGAGCCTATAACTAGATGGCTAAAATTAGATTCAAGAGTTTTCAGAGAAACTACTAGCAAAGCAAGAATAACTTTATGCGATATTGAATCTCTGGCAGAAATTTATAATTATAGATCTATTAGATGGAAAGCAAAAAAATTAACACCTTTGCCAACCAAACTCATTCCAAAATCTTTAAAAAATATTTTTCGCAAAGTTCCCATAATAAAACAACTTGCCTATGAACTAGAAATATATTTTTATAAATATAATGAAAATGCTTCAGACCATTTAATATCAATCGTAATCCCTGCAAGAAATGAAGCTGGTAATAAAGAACTTTTAATAAACGCTTTAAATAAATTCAAAAAAATACCCAATAAATTAGAAATTATATTTGTTGAAGGGCATAGCAATGATAAAACATATGAAATGCTGCAAGATTTAAAAGAAAATTACTCAGAATTCTTCAAGATATCTCTTTTAAAACAAACTTCTAAAGGAAAGAAAAATGCAGTAGTAGAAGGATTTAATATTTCTAAAGGTGAAACCCTCGCAATAGTTGATAGTGATTTCACTGTAGATATTGATGACAGTATTGCAGCAATTATGGAATCAACTAAAAATGAAAATATTTTAATTAATTGTGCCCGCACAACTTTCCCAATGGAAAAAGATGCAATGAGATGGGCTAACTATATAGGAAATAGACTCTTTGCAATATTTTTATCAATTCTCATAAATAAGCCCGTATCAGATTCACTTTGTGGAACAAAAGTTTTCTCAAGGAAATTCTATAAACTTATGAAAGGCAATGGGATTTGGGATTCTAAGTCTGACCCTTTTGGAGACTTCACAATAATATTTGAAGCAGCAAACAATAACATTAAAATACTTAATTATCCTGTTAGATATTACGCTAGAAAATCTGGAGCACCAAATATATCTAGATGGATTGATGGATTTAAACTACTCAAAGTATGTTGGATTTATATGATTTCCGATATTTGA
- a CDS encoding photosystem II high light acclimation radical SAM protein — protein MNFNFEFKKLNKKNFNRKHYGKILTVRLPCNPIFPIGPIYLADHIHKCFPKIEQQFIDLAIIPSNKVSKYLCRKIDEFRPHLIIFSWRDIQIYAPVDGRSGNPLQNSFEVFYSKNILKKIRGSWGGLKLIASHYGEIYRNTSLVKMGLKRAEKYNKDVKVILGGGAVSVFYEQLGNLLPKGTVVSVGEGENLIEKIIKGDSIEEERCYLAGQKPRNKLIHEQPLGTIKTSCNYKYIKTIWPEFNWYIEGRDYYVGVQTKRGCPHNCCFCVYTVVEGKQVRVNPVNEVIKEMKQLYDLGVRGFWFTDAQFIPSKKHIEDAKTLLQAIKDQGWDDINWAAYIRADNIDAELAQLMVDTGMSYFEIGITSGSQELVRKMRLAYDLKTVLNNCRMLVKSGFKNHVSVNYSFNVFDETPSTIRQTIAYHRELEKIFGKGLVDPAIFFIGLQPHTLLEKYALDQKILKPNYNPMSMMPWTARKLLWNPGSLGKKLGQVCLEAFDNKEDEFGKTVINILEREYGKSSLQESLKVRPLSERKLVYSK, from the coding sequence ATGAATTTTAATTTCGAGTTCAAAAAATTAAATAAAAAAAATTTCAACAGAAAGCACTATGGGAAAATTCTTACTGTAAGGCTTCCATGTAATCCAATATTTCCAATAGGGCCTATTTATTTAGCTGATCATATTCATAAATGTTTTCCAAAGATAGAGCAGCAATTTATTGATCTAGCAATAATTCCATCTAATAAAGTTTCCAAATATTTATGTAGAAAAATTGATGAATTTAGACCACATTTAATTATTTTTTCATGGAGAGATATACAAATTTATGCACCTGTCGATGGCAGAAGTGGAAATCCCTTACAAAACTCTTTTGAGGTTTTCTACTCAAAAAATATCCTTAAAAAAATTAGAGGTTCTTGGGGAGGATTAAAATTAATTGCATCTCATTATGGAGAAATCTATAGAAATACTTCTTTAGTAAAGATGGGACTTAAAAGAGCAGAAAAATACAACAAAGATGTAAAAGTAATTTTAGGAGGTGGAGCTGTTAGTGTTTTCTATGAACAATTAGGAAATCTACTTCCAAAAGGAACTGTTGTTTCTGTTGGAGAGGGAGAAAATCTTATAGAGAAAATTATTAAGGGCGATTCAATAGAGGAAGAAAGATGTTACCTTGCTGGACAAAAACCCCGCAACAAACTAATTCATGAACAACCTTTAGGAACTATTAAAACTTCCTGCAACTATAAATACATTAAAACAATATGGCCGGAATTCAATTGGTATATCGAAGGTAGAGATTACTATGTAGGAGTCCAAACAAAAAGAGGTTGTCCTCATAATTGTTGTTTCTGTGTTTATACGGTTGTAGAGGGCAAGCAGGTGCGTGTTAATCCTGTTAACGAAGTTATCAAAGAAATGAAGCAATTATATGATCTCGGAGTCAGGGGATTTTGGTTCACAGATGCACAGTTTATTCCATCCAAAAAACATATTGAGGATGCAAAAACTCTTTTGCAAGCTATTAAGGATCAAGGCTGGGACGACATTAATTGGGCTGCATACATTAGAGCAGATAATATTGATGCTGAGCTAGCTCAGCTTATGGTTGATACAGGGATGAGTTATTTTGAAATAGGTATCACTTCAGGATCGCAAGAATTAGTTAGAAAAATGAGGTTAGCATATGACCTTAAAACGGTATTAAATAATTGCAGAATGCTAGTCAAATCAGGTTTCAAAAATCATGTTTCAGTCAACTATTCATTTAATGTTTTTGATGAAACGCCAAGTACCATAAGACAAACTATTGCTTACCACAGAGAATTAGAAAAAATTTTTGGGAAAGGATTAGTTGACCCTGCTATATTTTTTATAGGTTTACAACCTCATACTCTTCTTGAGAAATACGCCTTAGATCAAAAAATTTTGAAGCCGAATTATAATCCGATGAGCATGATGCCCTGGACAGCCAGAAAACTTTTATGGAATCCAGGCTCCTTAGGAAAAAAACTTGGTCAAGTTTGCTTAGAAGCTTTTGATAATAAAGAAGATGAATTTGGTAAAACAGTTATCAACATTCTTGAGAGAGAATATGGTAAGTCCTCCTTACAAGAATCTCTGAAAGTTCGTCCTCTATCAGAAAGAAAATTAGTTTATTCAAAATAA
- the clpS gene encoding ATP-dependent Clp protease adapter ClpS: MLSIKLEKSISNTSAVIEKKPAELKNKSPKYKVLLHNDPVNSMEYVTLSLREVVPQLSEQDAIAIMLEAHNTGVGLVIICDLEPAEFYSESLKSKGISSSIEKED; the protein is encoded by the coding sequence ATGCTATCCATAAAGTTAGAAAAAAGTATAAGTAATACTTCAGCAGTGATTGAAAAGAAACCTGCTGAGTTGAAAAATAAATCTCCAAAATATAAGGTTTTACTTCATAATGATCCAGTTAATTCTATGGAGTATGTCACCCTTTCACTAAGAGAAGTTGTTCCTCAATTAAGCGAGCAAGATGCTATTGCAATAATGTTAGAGGCACACAATACAGGGGTTGGATTGGTAATTATTTGTGATCTAGAGCCAGCAGAATTTTATTCAGAATCATTAAAATCCAAAGGAATTTCTAGTTCAATTGAGAAAGAAGATTAA
- a CDS encoding LL-diaminopimelate aminotransferase: MVQVNEDYLKLKAGYLFPEIAKRVKIYSHSNKSSDIIKLGIGDVTEPLPKACIDAMGKALNDMGTTEGFKGYGPEQGYSWLREKISENDFIARGCKILPEEIFVSDGSKCDSSNILDILGKDNSIAVTDPVYPVYVDSNVMTGRTGDALENGTYQGLTYLAINEENNFLPELPKNKVDIIYLCFPNNPTGATITKEELKKWVDYALQNKSLILFDAAYEAFIQNKDIPHSIYEIEGAKHCAIEFRSFSKNAGFTGVRCAYTVIPKNLSGFSSTSEEIDLWPLWNRRQSTKFNGVSYVVQRGAEAVYSLEGKKEVRGLIDFYMENAKIMKNKLQTAGYKVYGGDNAPYIWIKVPDQMTSWDFFDFLLQKVSVVGTPGSGFGLSGEGYFRLSAFNSRSNVIDAMERIINI, from the coding sequence GTGGTACAAGTAAACGAAGATTATTTGAAACTTAAAGCAGGCTATTTATTTCCTGAAATTGCTAAAAGGGTAAAAATATATTCTCACTCTAATAAGAGTTCTGACATTATAAAACTTGGTATAGGAGACGTTACAGAGCCATTACCTAAGGCTTGCATAGATGCTATGGGTAAAGCTTTAAATGATATGGGGACAACTGAAGGTTTTAAGGGTTATGGACCAGAACAAGGTTATTCTTGGCTAAGAGAGAAAATATCTGAGAATGATTTTATTGCAAGGGGGTGCAAAATTTTACCTGAAGAAATATTTGTTTCCGATGGTTCGAAGTGCGACAGTAGCAATATTTTAGATATCCTTGGCAAGGATAATTCAATTGCTGTAACTGATCCTGTTTACCCTGTTTATGTAGATAGTAACGTTATGACGGGAAGAACTGGAGATGCTCTTGAAAATGGTACTTATCAAGGGTTGACATATTTAGCGATAAATGAGGAAAATAACTTTTTGCCAGAACTACCTAAAAATAAAGTTGATATTATATATCTTTGTTTTCCAAATAATCCAACTGGAGCTACGATAACTAAAGAAGAATTGAAAAAGTGGGTTGACTATGCTCTTCAAAACAAATCTTTAATACTTTTTGATGCAGCTTATGAAGCATTTATTCAAAATAAGGATATTCCGCACTCAATATATGAGATTGAAGGAGCTAAGCATTGTGCTATAGAATTTAGATCTTTTTCTAAGAATGCAGGATTCACAGGAGTAAGATGTGCTTATACAGTAATACCTAAAAATCTCTCAGGTTTTAGCTCAACAAGCGAGGAAATAGACTTATGGCCTCTATGGAATAGACGACAATCTACAAAATTCAATGGAGTAAGTTATGTCGTTCAGAGAGGGGCAGAGGCTGTATATTCTCTTGAAGGTAAGAAAGAGGTGAGAGGTTTAATTGATTTTTATATGGAAAATGCAAAAATTATGAAAAATAAACTTCAGACTGCAGGATATAAAGTTTATGGTGGAGATAATGCTCCTTATATCTGGATCAAAGTTCCCGATCAAATGACATCTTGGGATTTTTTTGATTTTCTTCTTCAAAAAGTTAGTGTCGTAGGAACACCTGGAAGCGGATTTGGATTATCAGGAGAGGGTTATTTTCGTTTGTCAGCATTTAACTCACGATCAAATGTCATTGATGCAATGGAAAGAATAATTAATATATAA
- a CDS encoding Rne/Rng family ribonuclease yields MCQQIIIAEQARIAALLTDDRVDELIVAQGQYQIGDIFLGTVENVLPGIDAAFINIGESDKNGFIHVSDLGPLRLKKGIFGITELLEPKQKGLVQVMKEPTGSKGPRLTGSISIPGKYLILQPYGQGVNISRKINTETERSRLKALGVLIKPPSTGLLFRTEAEKIKEELIIEDLENLIQQWENILKISETSNPPHLIKRDDDFSLKILRDHIKSSTKKIIIDSKFSVERAKDFLTNYESNLDIEFHDNDLNQHILEKYEIKKTIQNALQPRVDLPSGGYIIIEPTEALTVIDVNSGSFTRSANSRQTVLWTNCEAAVEISRQMKLRNIGGVVVVDFIDMESRRDQFQLLEHFTSAIKDDSARPQIAQLTELGLVELTRKRQGQNLYELFGKKCSSCNGTGYIENQLNYEISNLQTKNIEEKTDRPKSIKPIDIDYSKSSDKQDKIIEKEFLTHKNLNKEDSSNKKENDKDDYNIINAKEKNIVTVDLTNDEKIVFSQLGINPLLKLGKEYLTSNNFVRIKDESNEKEKILDNEKTNAKQVKKISKSKEANNSELNIEENANSKVKSTKKTNENEEVVLLNKNDATEITDEINNARKTRRRSSASIE; encoded by the coding sequence ATGTGTCAGCAAATTATCATCGCTGAGCAGGCTCGAATTGCAGCTCTACTCACAGATGATCGAGTTGATGAATTAATCGTCGCACAAGGTCAATATCAAATTGGCGATATTTTTTTAGGAACAGTTGAAAATGTTCTACCTGGCATTGACGCCGCTTTCATAAATATTGGTGAAAGTGATAAAAATGGATTCATCCATGTATCAGATCTAGGTCCATTAAGACTCAAAAAAGGAATATTTGGAATAACTGAATTACTAGAACCAAAACAAAAAGGTTTAGTACAGGTAATGAAGGAACCCACAGGATCTAAAGGACCTAGACTCACAGGAAGTATTTCAATACCTGGGAAGTACTTGATATTACAGCCATATGGTCAAGGAGTAAATATTTCCAGAAAAATCAATACAGAAACGGAAAGAAGCCGTTTAAAAGCTCTTGGAGTATTAATAAAACCACCTAGCACAGGTTTACTATTTAGAACAGAAGCTGAAAAGATAAAAGAAGAGCTAATTATTGAAGATCTTGAAAATTTAATTCAACAATGGGAAAATATTTTAAAGATTTCTGAGACTTCTAATCCACCACATTTAATTAAAAGAGATGATGATTTCTCTCTTAAGATTTTGAGAGATCATATTAAATCTTCAACTAAAAAAATAATTATCGATAGTAAATTTTCAGTTGAAAGGGCAAAAGATTTTTTAACAAATTATGAATCTAATTTAGATATTGAATTCCACGATAACGATTTAAACCAACATATTTTAGAAAAGTACGAAATTAAGAAAACAATTCAAAATGCTCTTCAACCGAGAGTAGATCTTCCTTCCGGTGGGTACATAATTATTGAACCAACAGAAGCTTTAACAGTAATTGATGTAAACTCTGGATCATTTACTAGATCCGCCAACTCAAGACAAACTGTTTTGTGGACGAATTGCGAAGCAGCAGTTGAAATTTCAAGACAAATGAAATTAAGAAATATTGGTGGGGTTGTCGTAGTAGATTTTATTGATATGGAATCTAGAAGAGATCAATTCCAGTTGCTTGAGCACTTTACTTCAGCAATCAAAGATGATTCTGCTAGGCCTCAGATAGCTCAACTTACTGAATTAGGTTTAGTTGAGTTAACCAGAAAAAGACAAGGTCAAAATTTATATGAATTATTCGGTAAAAAATGTTCCTCGTGCAATGGAACAGGCTATATCGAAAATCAATTGAATTATGAAATTTCTAATCTACAAACTAAAAATATTGAAGAAAAAACTGATAGGCCAAAAAGTATAAAACCAATAGATATAGATTACTCTAAATCATCTGATAAGCAGGATAAAATAATTGAGAAGGAATTTCTTACCCACAAGAACCTAAATAAGGAGGACTCTTCTAATAAAAAAGAAAATGATAAAGATGATTACAACATAATAAATGCAAAAGAAAAAAATATAGTAACTGTTGATCTTACTAATGATGAAAAAATTGTTTTCAGTCAATTAGGTATTAATCCACTATTAAAGTTAGGTAAGGAATATCTCACTAGCAATAATTTTGTACGAATAAAGGACGAAAGTAATGAAAAAGAAAAAATTTTAGATAATGAAAAAACGAACGCAAAACAAGTAAAAAAAATCTCTAAATCTAAAGAAGCAAACAATAGTGAGCTTAATATTGAAGAAAACGCGAATTCCAAAGTTAAATCAACCAAAAAAACTAATGAGAATGAAGAAGTAGTATTGCTAAATAAGAATGATGCAACTGAAATAACAGATGAGATAAATAATGCAAGAAAAACAAGAAGAAGATCTTCAGCAAGTATTGAATAA
- a CDS encoding ribonuclease HII — MQEKQEEDLQQVLNKVSEVGIDEVGRGAVFGPVFSAVVVLTEKNKLTLKRFGVIDSKKLTPRKRKLLLPKILLLSSDYGIGQSSAREIDQLGIRVATELSMIRALKKLKEKPSEIIIDGPLLLRPWKGIQKNIISGDLKFTAIASASIVAKVSRDQLMERLEKKYSGYLIFKNKGYGTREHISFIKKNGITNLHRKSFLRKSNLV, encoded by the coding sequence ATGCAAGAAAAACAAGAAGAAGATCTTCAGCAAGTATTGAATAAAGTATCCGAAGTTGGAATAGATGAAGTTGGACGGGGAGCAGTTTTTGGTCCAGTTTTCTCAGCAGTTGTAGTATTAACTGAAAAAAATAAATTAACTTTAAAACGATTTGGTGTAATAGATAGTAAAAAATTAACTCCCAGAAAAAGAAAATTACTTTTACCGAAAATCTTATTACTTTCTTCAGATTATGGAATTGGGCAATCCTCGGCCAGAGAAATAGATCAGCTCGGTATTAGGGTTGCAACTGAACTTTCAATGATAAGAGCTTTAAAAAAATTAAAAGAGAAACCATCTGAAATAATAATTGATGGCCCCTTATTATTAAGGCCATGGAAAGGAATTCAAAAAAATATTATATCAGGAGACTTGAAATTTACCGCAATAGCCTCAGCAAGCATAGTTGCAAAAGTATCTCGCGACCAATTAATGGAAAGATTAGAAAAAAAATACTCAGGGTACTTAATATTTAAAAATAAAGGTTACGGAACCAGAGAGCATATTTCATTTATCAAAAAAAATGGCATAACTAATCTTCATAGGAAAAGTTTTTTAAGAAAATCAAATCTTGTTTAA
- a CDS encoding DUF1997 domain-containing protein has translation MLLSFDAKQKLKLSVTRNKEYLSKYLLEEERVVGAMLDSNKLVPEGEGRYKYTVTSFKVFQLDINPVVSIAVENKDGILKMSALESTLDGLGIIDDFNLILKANLEATDIGLEGEALLGVSVSQPPLLKLVPKKILESTGHSVLNGILLGIKSRVQQQLVKDFLDWCELNKI, from the coding sequence ATGCTATTGTCTTTTGATGCTAAACAGAAACTAAAGCTTTCTGTAACGCGTAATAAAGAATATCTTTCTAAATATCTTTTGGAAGAAGAAAGAGTTGTTGGAGCAATGCTTGACTCCAACAAATTAGTACCAGAAGGAGAAGGTAGGTATAAGTATACAGTAACAAGTTTTAAGGTTTTTCAATTAGATATTAACCCTGTTGTCTCAATTGCGGTAGAAAATAAAGATGGAATTTTAAAAATGAGTGCCCTTGAAAGTACTTTGGATGGTTTGGGGATAATTGATGATTTTAATCTTATTTTGAAAGCGAATTTGGAAGCAACTGATATTGGATTAGAAGGCGAGGCGCTGCTTGGGGTATCTGTAAGCCAACCCCCTCTACTGAAGCTGGTACCAAAGAAAATTTTGGAATCTACTGGTCATTCGGTATTAAATGGGATTCTATTGGGTATAAAGTCAAGAGTTCAACAGCAATTAGTTAAAGATTTTTTAGATTGGTGTGAATTAAACAAGATTTGA
- the pheA gene encoding prephenate dehydratase, with protein MRKQVAYLGPKGTYAEKAAHILSKLANFQTPIFVPCNGLHSVIKSIAYNNCDAAVVPIENSVEGGVTATLDALWKFPDIYINKAIVLPIKHALISDGELSNISEVLSHPQALAQCSEWLSENIPHAIPLPTNSTSEAVNMVKGSKFRAAIGSKSLIQIEGLKELAFPINDVPGNCTRFVLLSKESNSNLANIASFAFSLISNKPGALLKAINNIADFGFNMSKIESRPSKRELGEYIIYIDLEINNKNNIENFLQLKNKLKPICKNFVDFGSYFSENVELD; from the coding sequence ATGCGCAAACAAGTTGCATATTTAGGTCCTAAAGGAACATACGCAGAAAAAGCAGCTCATATATTATCAAAGCTTGCCAATTTTCAGACACCTATATTTGTACCATGTAATGGGTTACATTCGGTCATTAAATCAATAGCTTACAACAATTGTGATGCTGCTGTAGTTCCCATAGAAAATTCAGTAGAAGGGGGAGTTACGGCTACTCTAGATGCCCTCTGGAAATTTCCCGATATATATATTAATAAAGCAATTGTTTTACCCATAAAACATGCACTAATAAGTGATGGAGAACTTTCAAATATTTCAGAAGTATTATCTCATCCTCAAGCATTAGCTCAATGTTCAGAATGGTTATCTGAAAATATTCCACATGCAATCCCTCTGCCAACAAATTCAACATCAGAAGCTGTCAATATGGTTAAGGGGAGTAAATTCAGAGCTGCTATCGGTTCAAAATCATTAATTCAGATCGAAGGACTGAAAGAATTAGCCTTTCCTATTAATGATGTTCCAGGTAATTGCACTCGATTTGTCTTATTGAGCAAGGAATCAAATTCAAATTTAGCTAATATTGCCAGTTTTGCTTTCTCATTAATATCAAATAAACCTGGTGCTTTGCTTAAAGCTATAAATAATATTGCAGATTTTGGATTTAATATGAGTAAGATAGAATCAAGACCTTCTAAAAGAGAGTTAGGCGAATATATAATTTACATTGACCTAGAAATAAATAATAAAAATAACATTGAAAATTTTCTTCAATTAAAAAATAAGCTAAAGCCAATTTGTAAGAATTTTGTAGATTTTGGAAGTTATTTTTCTGAAAATGTTGAACTAGATTAA
- a CDS encoding methyltransferase domain-containing protein: MFQLLLPFFLLALSLIALSIIWRINARKYISSSTVASAYDAWTQDKLLERLWGEHIHLGFYPTVKNRIDFRKAKVQFVHELVKWSGLDKLPKGSRILDVGCGIGGSSRILAKYYGLNVTGITISPAQVKRARELTPDGLNCNFQVMDALDLKFEDGSFDGVWSVEAGAHMNDKTKFADEMLRTLRPGGYLALADWNSRDLREYPPSFFEDLVMKQLLEQWVHPNFISINEFGDILRTNKNSSGRVISENWNSYTNPSWYDSIIEGIRRPFAILSLGPFAIVKSIREIPTILLMNWAFRKGLMQFGVYKCRG; this comes from the coding sequence ATGTTTCAATTATTATTGCCTTTTTTCTTACTGGCTTTATCCCTTATAGCTTTATCTATCATCTGGAGAATTAATGCTAGAAAATATATTTCTTCTAGTACAGTGGCATCTGCATATGATGCTTGGACTCAAGATAAATTACTTGAGAGATTGTGGGGAGAACATATACATTTGGGCTTTTATCCAACAGTGAAAAATAGGATTGATTTTAGGAAGGCTAAAGTACAGTTTGTCCATGAGTTAGTCAAGTGGAGCGGTTTAGATAAATTACCAAAAGGGTCCAGAATACTTGACGTAGGTTGCGGAATAGGAGGAAGTTCTAGGATTCTTGCAAAATATTATGGATTAAATGTTACTGGAATTACAATTAGCCCTGCTCAAGTAAAAAGAGCAAGAGAACTTACTCCTGATGGACTTAATTGCAACTTTCAAGTTATGGATGCATTGGATTTAAAATTCGAGGATGGATCATTTGATGGAGTTTGGAGTGTTGAGGCTGGTGCACATATGAATGATAAAACTAAGTTTGCAGATGAAATGCTTAGAACTTTGAGACCTGGAGGGTATTTGGCATTAGCTGATTGGAACTCAAGAGATCTCAGGGAATATCCGCCATCATTTTTTGAGGATTTAGTTATGAAACAATTGCTTGAACAATGGGTACATCCTAATTTTATTAGCATTAACGAATTCGGTGATATTCTTAGAACTAATAAAAATAGTTCAGGAAGAGTTATTTCTGAAAATTGGAATTCCTATACTAATCCTTCCTGGTACGACTCAATTATTGAAGGCATTCGAAGACCTTTCGCAATTTTGTCCCTGGGCCCATTTGCGATAGTGAAGTCAATTAGAGAGATTCCAACAATACTTCTCATGAATTGGGCATTTAGAAAAGGTTTAATGCAGTTTGGAGTTTACAAATGTAGAGGATAA